The following coding sequences lie in one Cryomorphaceae bacterium genomic window:
- a CDS encoding OmpA family protein, which translates to MSPPFSISIILLSMLMLAPALRAQEADTSSCFEAIVLHVSGETKTSVLQLKNKAGEGINVYYRSEDHYTFWYRFIAEKETVLSVELWPTQADDTYHFLLYEESGPHFCENLVGGAIQQLDVQASFETGSSGTNQVMGISSTFVMPANSSYYLAVLNMTDGGCGHRLVYEVGEERREVNAIHQPCFSFAPIQEWIAHEPEVLIEEDTDLVLPVEQPDPEPEVIAAEPLERPMPMASRKAEKNNVPEVKSSEPAQASALAFELEAANKIELREIYFHNNTYAFTKQSGNQLNDLYELMQSKPDLEIVVHGHTSGNTRKIKPDPNTVHLGEGWNFKGNSRQLSKKRAEAVKKHLVKRGVDSKRIKTEGHADDQKIIENPNTPQDHMRNMRVEITVAP; encoded by the coding sequence ATGAGCCCCCCCTTTTCCATCAGTATCATTCTGCTAAGTATGTTGATGTTGGCTCCTGCTCTTCGCGCCCAGGAAGCTGATACCTCGTCTTGTTTTGAGGCTATTGTACTTCATGTTTCCGGAGAAACCAAAACCTCAGTTCTCCAATTGAAAAATAAGGCTGGCGAAGGCATCAATGTATATTACCGCAGCGAAGACCACTATACTTTCTGGTATCGATTCATCGCAGAGAAAGAAACTGTACTGTCTGTTGAACTGTGGCCCACACAAGCCGACGACACCTACCATTTTTTACTCTATGAAGAAAGCGGCCCCCATTTTTGCGAGAATCTGGTAGGAGGAGCCATTCAGCAACTTGATGTGCAAGCTTCATTTGAAACGGGGTCTTCGGGAACCAACCAGGTGATGGGCATCAGTTCCACTTTTGTGATGCCCGCAAATAGCTCCTATTATCTGGCTGTGCTAAACATGACAGACGGGGGGTGCGGACACCGTTTGGTGTACGAGGTAGGAGAAGAAAGGCGAGAGGTGAATGCCATCCATCAACCCTGTTTTAGTTTTGCACCCATTCAGGAGTGGATTGCCCACGAGCCTGAAGTGCTTATCGAAGAGGACACAGATCTGGTTTTGCCTGTGGAACAACCCGATCCTGAGCCGGAAGTCATTGCCGCCGAACCCCTGGAAAGACCGATGCCTATGGCGTCACGCAAAGCCGAAAAAAACAATGTCCCAGAAGTAAAATCTTCGGAGCCTGCACAAGCTTCTGCCCTGGCATTTGAGCTCGAGGCAGCCAATAAAATTGAACTTCGCGAAATCTACTTCCACAACAACACCTACGCATTTACCAAGCAATCGGGCAATCAGCTGAACGACTTGTATGAGCTCATGCAAAGCAAGCCCGACCTTGAGATTGTTGTTCACGGTCATACCTCAGGCAATACCCGCAAAATTAAACCCGACCCCAATACTGTTCATCTTGGTGAGGGATGGAATTTTAAAGGGAATTCACGCCAGCTTTCCAAAAAACGGGCAGAGGCTGTGAAAAAACACCTCGTAAAGCGAGGCGTTGATTCTAAACGCATTAAGACCGAGGGGCACGCTGATGATCAGAAGATCATAGAAAATCCCAATACTCCCCAGGACCACATGCGAAATATGCGCGTGGAAATCACGGTAGCTCCTTAA